In Mastigocladopsis repens PCC 10914, a single window of DNA contains:
- a CDS encoding aldose epimerase family protein gives MNKLYIQTNQSRLEILPQRGGIITSWRLQGQEIFYLDEERFANPQLSIRGGIPILFPICGNLADNTYTHNDKQYTLKQHGFARDLPWEVTHQETANQQKVSITVTLSSNEQTRAVYPFEFKVAFTYQIQGNTLEIGQQYTNLSTEPMPFSAGFHPYFLTTDKTQLKFEIPSQEYHDKITEKTHLFNGDFDFNRDEIDVTFKQLNGKSATVTDNARKLKLTLEYDDTYSTLVFWTVKGKDFYCLEPWSAPRNALNTGEHLSVLEPQATHTASVRLTANFF, from the coding sequence ATGAATAAACTATACATCCAAACAAATCAGTCCCGACTGGAGATTTTGCCACAAAGAGGTGGTATCATTACCAGCTGGCGCCTACAAGGTCAAGAAATTTTCTACCTGGATGAGGAACGCTTTGCTAATCCTCAATTGAGTATAAGAGGTGGAATTCCGATTTTGTTTCCCATCTGCGGGAACTTAGCCGATAACACTTACACCCACAACGATAAGCAATACACTCTCAAACAGCACGGCTTTGCTCGTGACTTGCCTTGGGAAGTGACTCATCAAGAGACAGCCAATCAACAAAAGGTTAGCATCACTGTAACCTTAAGCAGCAACGAGCAAACACGCGCAGTTTATCCTTTTGAGTTTAAAGTCGCTTTTACTTACCAAATACAAGGCAATACTTTAGAAATTGGGCAGCAGTATACGAATCTTTCCACTGAACCAATGCCTTTTTCTGCTGGCTTCCATCCTTACTTTTTGACGACAGATAAAACTCAGCTCAAGTTTGAAATTCCCTCGCAAGAGTACCACGACAAGATAACCGAAAAAACTCACTTATTTAACGGTGATTTTGACTTTAACCGCGATGAAATTGATGTCACCTTTAAGCAGCTAAACGGTAAATCGGCTACAGTCACGGATAATGCTCGCAAGCTGAAATTGACGCTGGAATATGACGATACATATTCCACTTTGGTGTTTTGGACTGTTAAAGGCAAAGACTTTTACTGTTTGGAACCGTGGAGCGCTCCTCGCAACGCTCTCAACACAGGTGAACATTTGAGTGTGTTAGAACCACAAGCTACCCATACAGCAAGTGTACGCTTGACGGCAAATTTCTTCTAA
- a CDS encoding IMS domain-containing protein — MRIPLDYYRILGIPMAASEEQLRQAYGDRIVQLPRREYSQAAITSRKKLIEEAYLVLSDPKERKTYDQHYLAHAYGDSTQGASVAVQNREQANPNDIAQSLSIEISQDEFIGALLILQELGEYELVLKLGHPFLINRNTTASIQGYREDTQDTTASPQRPDVVLTVALACLELGREEWQQGHYENAAISLETGEELLAREGLFPSVRAEIQSDLYRLRPYRILELLALPEEQTTERKQGLQLLQDILDERGGIDGTGDDKSGLNIDDFLRFIQQLRNYMTVAEQHKLFETESRRPSAVATYLAVYASIARGFTQRQPALIRQAKQMLLRLSRRQDVHLEQSLCALLLGQTEPASRALELSQEYEALAFIRENSQDSPDLLPGLCLYGEGWLQNEVFPNFRDLVEHSASLKDYFADKQVQAYLEALPIEAETTNQETGNHHSSQAQTTRRSRRNNSPWADGQFQTKKTPNSEIPATPTQKRSEYSNSSPPSYEISPSATGVWSSKAETPVAPLSNTDRTAGGTNHNLNGSARASTAPPQPPTSRRRKRGSASSGRGLDNRHGSAHRRRAFVRVSPAQIRFLWIMLASVTSLLVLWLLIAATFGLFKHLFFPEPYLKGEQLFVQLDQPPIPIPDQNSKLQLPAGPLTEATAEEMVQAWLDTKAAAFGPNYETDSLEQILVGSTLTKWRGWVQQERADNRYRKYEHSLKVESVETNKADQNHAAVEASVSEVTEYYENGQIKKSDNEKLRVRYELVLVEGLWRIQDMSVLNKISMIF, encoded by the coding sequence GTGCGAATTCCGCTAGATTACTACAGAATTTTAGGGATACCGATGGCGGCAAGTGAGGAGCAGTTGCGGCAGGCATATGGCGATCGCATTGTCCAATTGCCGCGCCGTGAGTATTCCCAAGCAGCAATTACATCTCGAAAAAAACTGATAGAAGAAGCTTACCTTGTTCTCTCAGATCCAAAAGAACGCAAAACCTACGACCAACATTATCTTGCCCATGCCTATGGTGACAGCACTCAGGGTGCCTCAGTCGCCGTTCAAAATCGCGAACAAGCCAACCCAAATGATATTGCTCAATCTCTGAGCATCGAAATTTCCCAAGATGAATTCATTGGTGCTTTATTGATTTTGCAAGAGCTGGGGGAATATGAACTTGTCCTAAAACTTGGTCATCCATTCCTAATTAATAGAAACACGACAGCGAGCATACAAGGCTATAGAGAGGACACACAAGACACGACTGCATCACCACAACGTCCAGACGTTGTGCTCACCGTTGCCTTGGCTTGTTTAGAACTCGGTCGCGAGGAATGGCAGCAAGGTCATTACGAAAATGCTGCTATTTCCCTAGAAACTGGAGAAGAACTCCTAGCACGCGAAGGGTTATTCCCCAGCGTTCGGGCTGAAATCCAGTCGGACTTGTATAGATTACGACCCTATCGCATTTTGGAGTTACTCGCACTACCTGAAGAACAGACCACCGAACGAAAACAAGGGTTGCAATTATTGCAGGACATTTTAGATGAGCGCGGTGGTATTGATGGTACTGGAGACGACAAATCTGGTTTAAATATAGATGATTTTCTCCGATTTATTCAGCAACTGCGTAACTATATGACAGTTGCAGAACAGCACAAACTGTTTGAAACCGAAAGCAGGCGTCCCTCAGCGGTCGCCACCTATTTAGCAGTTTATGCTTCAATCGCACGGGGGTTCACCCAACGCCAACCTGCATTAATTCGTCAGGCAAAGCAAATGCTCCTCCGCCTAAGCAGACGCCAAGATGTCCACCTGGAACAGTCGCTTTGTGCGCTGCTGCTGGGGCAAACAGAACCAGCAAGTCGTGCTTTAGAACTGTCGCAGGAGTATGAGGCTCTAGCTTTTATACGGGAAAATTCTCAAGACTCTCCAGACCTCTTACCAGGACTGTGTTTATACGGAGAAGGCTGGTTGCAAAACGAAGTGTTTCCCAACTTCCGAGATTTGGTAGAACACTCAGCTTCCTTGAAAGATTATTTTGCCGACAAACAGGTGCAAGCTTATTTAGAAGCCCTACCCATAGAAGCAGAAACCACAAATCAAGAGACTGGAAACCACCACTCTTCCCAAGCACAGACCACTCGTCGGAGTCGCCGCAATAATTCCCCATGGGCTGATGGACAATTCCAAACCAAAAAAACGCCTAACTCAGAAATACCAGCAACACCAACCCAGAAAAGATCTGAATATTCAAACTCTTCCCCACCCAGTTATGAGATATCACCCTCTGCTACAGGTGTTTGGAGTTCAAAAGCAGAAACACCTGTAGCACCACTTTCCAACACAGACCGCACTGCTGGAGGAACTAACCACAACTTGAATGGTTCAGCCAGAGCTTCGACAGCACCTCCTCAACCGCCAACTTCAAGGAGGCGCAAACGTGGTTCAGCTAGCTCAGGGCGTGGATTAGATAACCGTCATGGCTCTGCTCATCGTCGGCGAGCTTTTGTCCGTGTCTCTCCAGCGCAAATACGATTCTTGTGGATAATGTTGGCTTCGGTGACGAGTCTATTGGTGCTGTGGTTATTGATAGCAGCAACTTTTGGATTGTTCAAACATCTGTTTTTCCCTGAACCCTACTTGAAAGGGGAACAGTTATTCGTGCAGCTAGATCAACCTCCAATACCGATTCCTGACCAAAACAGCAAACTACAGTTACCAGCAGGACCTCTTACAGAAGCCACAGCAGAAGAAATGGTTCAGGCTTGGCTAGATACCAAAGCCGCAGCTTTTGGACCCAACTACGAAACTGATAGTTTGGAGCAGATTTTAGTCGGGTCAACCTTGACAAAATGGCGGGGATGGGTACAACAGGAAAGGGCAGATAACCGCTATCGAAAATATGAACATAGCTTGAAAGTAGAATCTGTGGAGACAAATAAGGCTGACCAAAATCACGCTGCGGTAGAAGCTTCGGTGAGTGAAGTCACAGAGTATTATGAAAATGGTCAGATAAAAAAATCTGATAATGAAAAATTGCGAGTCAGGTATGAATTAGTTCTTGTGGAGGGTTTGTGGCGTATCCAGGATATGTCAGTTCTTAACAAGATAAGTATGATTTTTTAG
- a CDS encoding AEC family transporter, which yields MTETLFHAYAPLILWTSLGLLIFNFLPQWFPRLLGRGLYWFGVPLQLLALARQGNLSEFEGGVSFPLLAPITTLGALVLGLVMASLVLGGWKLLLSHQFKLDWAKSLPHHLLDSSFGGSFVISAVLGNTGFVGLAIAPALINSDALNWAVLYSVTHNVIGTYGFGVVIASYFSHSQSSNRWWMQLRDVLSVPPLWAFLFGYLTRSVQLPDIIESGLQESVNIVIACAFLLTGIRLAQLQGWKSLKLAFVPAFLRVFMTPLLVGVGTTLFFGLSGSPRLAMVLMSGVPTAFAGLILAEEYNLDRDLIASSIIISTLLLLLVLPLWILIFGS from the coding sequence ATGACAGAAACTCTGTTTCATGCCTATGCGCCCTTGATTCTCTGGACGAGTCTGGGGCTATTAATATTTAACTTTCTACCTCAGTGGTTTCCACGTCTTTTGGGTCGTGGTCTTTACTGGTTCGGGGTGCCACTACAACTTTTGGCGTTAGCAAGACAAGGTAATTTATCTGAATTCGAGGGTGGGGTGAGTTTTCCCTTACTCGCACCAATAACTACTTTAGGAGCGCTGGTACTTGGTTTGGTAATGGCGTCGCTCGTTTTGGGGGGATGGAAACTGTTACTATCCCACCAGTTCAAGTTAGACTGGGCTAAATCACTTCCCCATCATTTGCTTGACTCTTCCTTTGGTGGCAGTTTTGTGATTTCTGCTGTGCTGGGTAATACAGGTTTCGTAGGGTTAGCGATCGCCCCCGCTTTAATTAACTCAGATGCTCTCAACTGGGCTGTTCTTTACAGTGTTACCCACAATGTCATCGGCACCTATGGTTTTGGAGTTGTGATTGCTAGTTACTTCAGTCATTCCCAATCCTCAAATCGCTGGTGGATGCAACTGCGCGATGTTCTGAGTGTACCTCCTCTATGGGCTTTTCTCTTCGGCTATCTCACGCGCTCTGTACAACTACCAGACATAATTGAATCAGGACTTCAAGAGTCTGTAAATATTGTCATCGCCTGCGCCTTTTTACTGACTGGTATTCGCTTAGCGCAACTTCAAGGCTGGAAGAGTTTGAAACTTGCCTTCGTTCCCGCTTTCTTGAGGGTTTTTATGACACCCCTACTTGTTGGTGTAGGAACAACTTTATTTTTCGGATTATCAGGTTCACCACGTTTAGCAATGGTTTTAATGTCTGGTGTACCCACAGCTTTTGCTGGTCTCATTTTGGCGGAAGAGTACAACCTCGACCGCGATTTAATCGCCAGCAGTATCATCATATCCACACTCTTGTTACTCCTCGTACTTCCTTTGTGGATTTTGATTTTCGGCTCATGA
- the pdhA gene encoding pyruvate dehydrogenase (acetyl-transferring) E1 component subunit alpha, protein MVQERTLPKFDAATVQITREEGLLLYEDMVLGRTFEDKCAEMYYRGKMFGFVHLYNGQEAVSSGVVKGAMRPGEDFVCSTYRDHVHALSAGVPAKEVMAELFGKATGCSKGRGGSMHMFSSTHRLLGGYAFVAEGIPVAAGAAFQTKYRREVLGDQRADQVSACFFGDGAANNGQFFETLNMAALWKLPILFVVENNKWAIGMAHERATSQPEIYQKASVFNMVGVEVDGMDILAVRAVAQEAVARARAGEGPTLIEALTYRFRGHSLADPDEMRSKAEKEFWFARDPVKKFAAYLVEQNLTSHEELKAIDRQVQQVIDEAVKFAESSPEPDKSELYRFVFAEDE, encoded by the coding sequence ATGGTTCAAGAACGCACATTACCCAAATTTGATGCGGCTACCGTACAGATAACTAGAGAAGAAGGATTGCTGTTGTACGAAGACATGGTACTGGGGCGCACCTTTGAAGACAAGTGTGCCGAAATGTACTACAGAGGCAAAATGTTTGGTTTTGTCCACCTGTACAACGGTCAGGAAGCCGTTTCCTCTGGTGTGGTCAAGGGAGCGATGCGACCGGGTGAAGATTTTGTTTGTAGTACTTACCGCGACCATGTTCATGCTCTGAGCGCGGGAGTCCCTGCAAAAGAGGTAATGGCAGAGTTATTTGGTAAAGCCACAGGGTGCAGCAAAGGGCGTGGTGGTTCGATGCATATGTTCTCGAGTACACATCGCCTGCTAGGTGGTTATGCTTTTGTGGCTGAGGGGATTCCCGTTGCTGCTGGGGCGGCTTTTCAAACGAAATATCGCCGGGAAGTCTTAGGTGATCAAAGGGCCGACCAAGTCAGCGCTTGCTTTTTTGGCGATGGAGCTGCTAACAACGGTCAGTTTTTCGAGACGCTAAACATGGCGGCGCTGTGGAAACTGCCGATACTTTTTGTGGTGGAAAATAATAAGTGGGCGATCGGGATGGCTCACGAACGGGCGACTTCCCAGCCGGAGATTTACCAGAAAGCCAGCGTATTTAACATGGTGGGGGTCGAAGTAGACGGTATGGATATCCTAGCGGTGCGAGCCGTGGCGCAGGAAGCCGTCGCCCGCGCTCGTGCTGGAGAAGGACCCACCCTAATTGAAGCACTGACATACCGTTTCCGAGGTCACTCTCTGGCTGACCCCGACGAAATGCGAAGCAAGGCTGAAAAAGAGTTTTGGTTTGCTCGTGACCCAGTTAAGAAATTTGCTGCTTATCTGGTCGAGCAAAACTTGACTTCCCATGAAGAACTTAAAGCAATTGACCGTCAGGTGCAGCAAGTTATTGATGAGGCGGTAAAATTCGCTGAAAGTAGCCCTGAACCTGACAAGAGCGAGTTGTATCGCTTTGTGTTTGCGGAAGATGAATAA